From Variimorphobacter saccharofermentans, one genomic window encodes:
- a CDS encoding DUF58 domain-containing protein, with the protein MKINRLICILSIIGSGIFASYYGGNIPYALFYLTILIPVIAFIYTLYVYFRFKLYQTMDSFLVVKGDWTGYSFIIANEDYVTFRNIKVNFLHDKSTIESTSQDVNYSLLPSERERLDTKIKCNYRGEYYVGVDSIVITDFLYLFAITYPISSKIKAVVLPRVVPVEQLGIAPPQIDVKNPRRFSNTAEGELDTELRKYSPGDSRKRIHWKATARQRELLTRQYQNIPKSEIVLFMDLMKIKEDELKVVISEDKIIESVLAISNYYALRGTPSQIIYDMDGKRQIDISSKEEFNAFYTACVSIRFQSNTPIHELVRDRMHRGDEGLFYVIATHSLTKELYLTSWQVLSSGNHVSILFISDDITDKTKELIDSMKLSGISVYQIMSEDEIGTVLNREVG; encoded by the coding sequence ATGAAAATAAACCGGTTAATTTGCATCTTATCAATTATTGGAAGCGGTATCTTTGCCTCCTATTATGGAGGTAACATTCCGTATGCTCTTTTTTATCTGACCATACTAATTCCAGTCATTGCATTTATTTATACACTGTATGTATACTTTCGCTTTAAACTATACCAGACCATGGACAGTTTTCTTGTTGTAAAGGGGGATTGGACGGGATATTCCTTTATCATCGCTAATGAAGACTATGTTACCTTTCGCAATATTAAGGTTAACTTTCTGCATGATAAATCTACGATTGAATCCACCAGTCAGGATGTGAATTACAGCCTGTTACCCAGTGAACGGGAACGTCTGGATACAAAGATCAAGTGTAATTATCGAGGAGAATATTATGTTGGAGTTGATTCCATAGTAATTACCGACTTCCTGTATCTCTTTGCAATTACATATCCTATTTCCTCCAAGATTAAGGCTGTGGTACTTCCGCGTGTTGTTCCAGTTGAACAGCTGGGGATTGCTCCGCCTCAGATTGATGTTAAGAATCCCAGACGGTTCAGTAATACGGCAGAAGGAGAGCTGGATACAGAATTAAGAAAATATAGTCCGGGAGACAGCAGAAAACGGATTCACTGGAAGGCAACGGCAAGACAGAGGGAGTTGTTAACAAGACAGTATCAGAATATTCCCAAATCAGAAATTGTGCTGTTTATGGACTTGATGAAGATTAAAGAAGATGAGTTAAAGGTTGTAATATCCGAGGATAAAATCATCGAAAGTGTACTAGCAATCTCTAATTATTATGCATTGAGAGGCACTCCTTCTCAGATTATCTATGATATGGATGGCAAGAGACAGATTGATATTTCCTCCAAGGAAGAATTCAATGCTTTTTATACAGCATGCGTTTCCATTCGCTTTCAGAGCAATACGCCGATCCATGAGCTTGTCAGAGATAGAATGCATCGTGGTGATGAGGGTTTATTTTACGTGATTGCAACCCATAGCTTAACAAAGGAACTATATCTTACGTCTTGGCAGGTACTATCAAGCGGTAATCATGTTAGTATTCTTTTTATCAGTGATGATATAACTGACAAGACAAAGGAGTTAATTGATAGCATGAAGCTTTCCGGAATATCTGTATATCAGATAATGTCGGAGGATGAAATCGGTACCGTACTAAACAGAGAGGTTGGCTAG
- a CDS encoding ABC transporter permease — protein MKRYLLIYKECIRVAFAQASTYRMNFILNSIIMLFGNILLPLVTLLIYGAGASFEGWTVYEVLLIQSIFTMSMAIADMTFHGILWATMGAVREGNFEMVLLMPVDTMFLLMARTFSIEATGLFIGGLTIFLVALSHIAAPTLIMWLQFLALFIIGLLVMMGTGLLMAATSFKWVGNSRIPEIFDSLRSFGKYPQSIFPKSIKMISAYIIPVAMIGFYPASALLGRTNIAMFLAIIPCFLFMLAGVALYRFMVRMYQGVGG, from the coding sequence ATGAAACGGTATTTGCTAATTTATAAAGAATGCATTCGGGTAGCGTTTGCTCAGGCATCTACTTATAGAATGAACTTTATATTAAATTCAATTATTATGTTATTCGGAAATATACTGCTACCTCTTGTTACTCTATTGATCTATGGTGCCGGAGCCAGCTTTGAGGGCTGGACGGTTTATGAGGTATTATTAATTCAATCCATATTCACCATGTCCATGGCGATTGCAGATATGACATTCCATGGAATTCTATGGGCAACCATGGGAGCCGTTAGAGAAGGTAATTTTGAGATGGTGCTTCTGATGCCGGTTGATACGATGTTTCTACTAATGGCCCGAACCTTTTCTATCGAGGCCACGGGTCTGTTTATCGGTGGACTTACCATTTTCCTGGTAGCGTTATCCCATATCGCAGCACCAACCCTAATCATGTGGTTACAATTTCTCGCATTATTTATCATTGGACTGCTTGTCATGATGGGAACCGGACTATTAATGGCGGCTACATCTTTTAAGTGGGTAGGAAATTCCAGAATACCGGAGATTTTTGATAGCTTACGAAGCTTTGGCAAATATCCACAGAGTATTTTTCCAAAGTCCATCAAAATGATTTCTGCATATATCATACCCGTTGCCATGATCGGATTTTATCCTGCATCTGCACTACTAGGAAGGACAAACATTGCAATGTTTCTTGCAATCATACCCTGCTTCCTGTTTATGCTGGCAGGGGTTGCGTTGTACCGGTTTATGGTACGGATGTATCAAGGAGTCGGAGGATAA
- a CDS encoding AAA family ATPase: protein MENQKKIAEMIHNMEQIIVGKREVIETTLVTLLAGGHLLLEDVPGVGKTTLAKTLANTINSGFTRIQFTPDTLPSDVTGLSIYNMQTGKFEYSKGAIVNNIILADEINRTSPKTQASLLEAMEEKQVTVDGITYSIPQPFMVIATQNPVDYLGTYNLPEAQLDRFMMKISIGYPEAGEEKIMAERFLSNKLTAKIEPVVDGEAILKMQKEVEKVKVNQDLVTYITKVVQETRKDKNIALGASPRATLALLRASQAQAYLEGRDYCIPDDILRLIPLVLSHRIILSPEAKLSQTKVEKILKSIVSKIPVPVLL, encoded by the coding sequence ATGGAAAATCAAAAGAAAATTGCAGAAATGATACATAATATGGAGCAAATCATTGTCGGTAAGAGGGAAGTAATTGAAACCACTCTGGTTACTTTGCTGGCTGGCGGACACCTGTTATTAGAGGATGTCCCAGGAGTTGGCAAGACAACTCTTGCAAAGACATTGGCAAATACGATCAATAGCGGATTTACCAGAATTCAATTTACGCCAGATACCTTGCCCAGTGATGTGACGGGACTGTCAATCTACAATATGCAGACCGGAAAATTCGAATATTCCAAGGGCGCCATTGTAAATAACATAATATTGGCAGATGAGATTAACCGTACTTCTCCAAAAACACAAGCGAGCTTATTAGAAGCTATGGAAGAGAAACAGGTTACCGTGGATGGCATAACCTACTCGATTCCCCAGCCATTTATGGTAATAGCCACACAAAATCCCGTAGATTATCTTGGTACATATAATTTGCCGGAAGCACAATTAGACCGTTTTATGATGAAAATATCCATAGGCTATCCAGAAGCCGGAGAGGAAAAAATAATGGCAGAGCGCTTTCTAAGTAATAAGTTGACTGCTAAAATTGAGCCGGTTGTGGATGGAGAAGCCATATTAAAGATGCAAAAGGAAGTAGAAAAGGTAAAGGTTAATCAGGATTTGGTTACTTATATTACAAAGGTTGTTCAGGAAACAAGAAAAGATAAGAATATTGCACTGGGAGCAAGTCCAAGAGCTACACTGGCTTTACTTAGAGCATCCCAGGCACAGGCCTATCTTGAAGGAAGAGATTATTGTATTCCGGACGATATACTACGCTTAATCCCGTTAGTATTGTCCCACCGTATCATATTGTCACCGGAAGCTAAATTATCCCAGACTAAGGTGGAGAAAATCTTGAAATCCATCGTTTCAAAAATACCTGTACCTGTATTACTCTAG
- a CDS encoding ABC transporter ATP-binding protein, protein MANIITVEHLIKKYETYKKGSGFKENLKSLFFREKVPVMAVNDISFEVKKGDIIGILGPNGAGKSTTIKMLTGTLYPTSGTIDVMGYNPTKNRKSYVHQIGAVFGQKSQLIWDIPPIDSFRMNKAIYGVSNKDYDERINRMAKLFEVEDFITRPTRVLSLGERMKCEFIMAMIHQPKVVFLDEPTIGLDVIAKQNIREFIKEMNQEGTTFILTTHDLEDVEQLARDVIIINHGEKVFDDSIENLRKVLGAKKIVQLTLQRPLKQWDIEGSSLLDKESELNITVSVDLDQISITDFMARLSDKCAFSDISIKEMPMETIITHIYQSKKEE, encoded by the coding sequence ATGGCTAATATTATTACGGTTGAGCATTTAATAAAAAAATATGAAACCTATAAAAAGGGAAGCGGATTTAAAGAAAACTTAAAATCTCTATTTTTTCGGGAAAAGGTTCCTGTTATGGCGGTAAATGATATTTCATTCGAGGTGAAGAAGGGAGATATCATCGGAATACTTGGGCCAAATGGTGCGGGGAAATCCACCACCATTAAGATGCTGACGGGTACCTTGTATCCAACGAGCGGAACCATCGATGTTATGGGATATAATCCTACAAAAAACCGGAAAAGCTATGTGCATCAGATTGGTGCGGTATTTGGACAGAAATCTCAGTTGATCTGGGATATTCCACCAATAGACAGTTTTCGTATGAACAAAGCGATATATGGGGTATCGAATAAGGACTATGATGAGCGGATTAATCGAATGGCAAAGCTGTTCGAAGTTGAAGACTTCATTACCAGACCAACCCGTGTACTTTCACTCGGTGAAAGAATGAAATGTGAGTTTATTATGGCGATGATTCATCAACCCAAGGTAGTATTTCTTGACGAGCCTACAATCGGTCTGGATGTCATTGCTAAGCAGAATATCAGGGAATTTATTAAGGAGATGAATCAGGAGGGAACGACCTTTATTTTAACGACCCATGATTTGGAGGATGTGGAGCAGCTGGCCAGGGATGTAATCATCATTAATCATGGGGAAAAGGTGTTTGACGATTCTATCGAAAATCTCCGCAAAGTTCTTGGTGCGAAGAAAATCGTCCAGCTGACCTTACAGCGACCATTAAAACAATGGGATATTGAGGGCTCCAGTTTGTTAGATAAGGAATCAGAGTTAAATATCACAGTAAGTGTTGACCTTGATCAAATCAGTATTACTGATTTTATGGCAAGATTATCAGATAAATGCGCTTTTTCGGATATTTCCATCAAGGAAATGCCCATGGAAACTATCATTACACATATTTATCAGAGCAAAAAAGAAGAATAG
- a CDS encoding 5'-methylthioadenosine/adenosylhomocysteine nucleosidase gives MKRLGIIGAMDEEVHILKGMMQDVSVETIASMEFNKGLFHGKEIVVVRSGIGKVNAAICTQILVDRYHVDAVVNTGVAGSLRNEIDIADIVLSTDAQQHDMDATGFGYDLGIIPRMERSVFEADRALLELAQSVCAEVIPEVGVHTGRVISGDQFISDGKKKEELVSNFDAYCTEMEGAAIAQTAYLNNLPFLIIRAISDKADHSAEMTYSEFEEIAIKNTVKLLSEFIKRI, from the coding sequence ATGAAAAGATTAGGGATTATCGGGGCAATGGATGAAGAGGTGCATATTCTGAAGGGAATGATGCAGGATGTATCCGTAGAGACTATTGCCTCAATGGAGTTTAATAAAGGGCTATTCCATGGTAAAGAGATTGTAGTGGTACGAAGTGGAATAGGAAAGGTGAACGCAGCTATCTGCACTCAGATTCTGGTAGACCGCTACCACGTAGATGCAGTGGTTAATACGGGAGTGGCCGGATCGTTAAGAAACGAAATAGATATTGCAGATATTGTACTTTCAACCGATGCACAGCAGCATGATATGGATGCAACTGGCTTTGGATATGATCTGGGAATAATTCCCCGAATGGAGCGATCTGTTTTTGAGGCGGACAGGGCTTTGTTAGAACTGGCACAGAGTGTATGCGCAGAAGTGATACCGGAAGTGGGGGTTCATACTGGAAGAGTAATAAGCGGAGATCAGTTCATCTCCGATGGCAAGAAGAAAGAAGAATTAGTATCAAACTTTGATGCCTATTGCACGGAGATGGAGGGAGCAGCCATCGCCCAGACGGCGTATTTAAATAATCTTCCCTTCCTGATTATCAGAGCCATATCGGATAAGGCGGATCATAGTGCGGAGATGACATATTCAGAATTTGAAGAAATAGCAATAAAAAATACGGTAAAATTATTGAGTGAATTCATAAAAAGAATATAA
- a CDS encoding ABC transporter permease, with translation MKYIQHQFEVMKAVAFVTYKEWSAYRTHSMVSIFVGPVYFIVQYFIWTAVYGGRTEINGMNLSQMIAYFGASTLIGYLTMDFADWNLQMLIHTGKFLTFAMRPIHHRFFAFSQKVGHRFLGMVVEFIPCYIILTFLFGVDMVPKRIGWTVLSIALAFLMNFYVHYILGMTAFWFVQSSGIRRVFDLLSGVFSGAFIPLVFFPLWLQKLLFFLPFPYMSYVPAMVFTGSFNLAGISMSIPVIVGCQGIAVVCTMMLSELIYKASIRHFNGVGA, from the coding sequence ATGAAATACATACAACATCAGTTTGAAGTCATGAAAGCGGTGGCGTTCGTTACCTATAAGGAATGGAGCGCCTACCGCACTCATTCTATGGTCTCAATCTTTGTGGGACCTGTATATTTTATTGTTCAATATTTTATATGGACGGCAGTATATGGAGGAAGAACAGAGATTAATGGTATGAACCTATCCCAAATGATTGCGTATTTTGGAGCGTCTACCTTGATCGGATACTTAACAATGGATTTTGCAGACTGGAATCTTCAGATGCTGATTCATACAGGTAAGTTCTTAACCTTTGCAATGCGTCCGATTCATCACAGATTCTTTGCCTTTTCACAGAAGGTGGGACATCGGTTCCTTGGGATGGTCGTCGAGTTTATTCCATGTTATATAATCTTAACATTTTTATTCGGAGTGGATATGGTACCGAAAAGAATTGGCTGGACTGTACTCTCAATTGCACTTGCGTTTTTGATGAATTTCTATGTGCATTATATTCTGGGAATGACAGCCTTTTGGTTCGTTCAATCCTCAGGAATACGGAGAGTATTTGATCTTCTGTCCGGAGTATTCTCCGGAGCTTTCATACCTCTGGTTTTCTTCCCGTTATGGCTTCAAAAGCTTTTATTCTTTTTGCCATTTCCGTATATGTCCTATGTACCGGCCATGGTATTTACCGGTAGTTTTAATCTGGCCGGAATATCCATGTCTATTCCAGTTATTGTAGGCTGCCAGGGAATTGCAGTGGTGTGTACGATGATGCTTAGTGAGTTAATCTATAAGGCTTCTATTAGACATTTTAACGGAGTAGGAGCTTAA